A DNA window from Zingiber officinale cultivar Zhangliang chromosome 3A, Zo_v1.1, whole genome shotgun sequence contains the following coding sequences:
- the LOC122053696 gene encoding MOB kinase activator-like 1A isoform X1, with product MVPFGIAHRNQKTFRPKKNGASSNKVRNSSQSSSASSSHPKFLGCFCISEFCEDEQILLFQQGARLKRHIDATLGSGNLREAVRLPPGVDLNEWLAVNTDDFFSQVNVLYGTLDEFCTPTSCPVMSAGPNYEYRWADGVRIKRPIEVSAPKYVDYLMDWVEAHLNDEDIFPQKLGAPFPPNFRRVVETIFKRLFRIYAHIYHSHFQKIVSLKEEAHLNTCFKHFTLFNSVSKAMSEFALDQAGLDNEISFRIAFCRNSILSRSESLRRCAI from the exons ATGGTTCCTTTCGGCATCGCCCACAG AAACCAGAAGACTTTTCGCCCCAAAAAGAATGGCGCCTCAAGCAACAAGGTCAGAAACTCTTCGCAATcctcttctgcttcttcttcccaTCCAAAGTTCTTGGGTTGTTTCTGCATATCAGAGTTCTGTGAAGACGAACAGATCCTTTTGTTTCAACAGGGTGCCCGACTTAAAAGGCACATCGATGCTACTCTGGGCAGTGGCAACTTGAGAGAAGCTGTGAGATTGCCACCCGGAGTGGATTTGAATGAATGGCTCGCTGTCAACA CTGATGATTTCTTCAGCCAAGTGAATGTTTTATATGGCACTCTAGATGAGTTCTGCACTCCAACTAGCTGCCCAGTAATGTCTGCCGGACCAAA CTATGAGTATAGATGGGCTGATGGAGTTCGAATCAAAAGGCCAATTGAGGTTTCGGCACCAAAATATGTGGATTATTTGATGGATTGGGTCGAAGCTCATTTGAATGATGAAGACATATTCCCCCAGAAACTTG GAGCGCCGTTCCCTCCGAACTTTCGACGAGTCGTCGAGACGATCTTCAAGCGCCTCTTTCGCATATATGCACACATATATCACTCTCACTTTCAGAAGATTGTTAGTCTCAAGGAGGAGGCTCATCTGAACACATGCTTCAAGCACTTCACACTGTTCAACAGTGTAAGCAAAGCAATGTCAGAGTTTGCACTGGATCAAGCTGGACTTGATAATGAAATCTCTTTTCGCATTGCTTTTTGCAGGAATTCCATCTTATCGAGGAGCGAGAGCTTGCGCCGCTGCGCGATCTAA
- the LOC122053696 gene encoding MOB kinase activator-like 1A isoform X4 gives MVPFGIAHRNQKTFRPKKNGASSNKGARLKRHIDATLGSGNLREAVRLPPGVDLNEWLAVNTDDFFSQVNVLYGTLDEFCTPTSCPVMSAGPNYEYRWADGVRIKRPIEVSAPKYVDYLMDWVEAHLNDEDIFPQKLGAPFPPNFRRVVETIFKRLFRIYAHIYHSHFQKIVSLKEEAHLNTCFKHFTLFNSVSKAMSEFALDQAGLDNEISFRIAFCRNSILSRSESLRRCAI, from the exons ATGGTTCCTTTCGGCATCGCCCACAG AAACCAGAAGACTTTTCGCCCCAAAAAGAATGGCGCCTCAAGCAACAAG GGTGCCCGACTTAAAAGGCACATCGATGCTACTCTGGGCAGTGGCAACTTGAGAGAAGCTGTGAGATTGCCACCCGGAGTGGATTTGAATGAATGGCTCGCTGTCAACA CTGATGATTTCTTCAGCCAAGTGAATGTTTTATATGGCACTCTAGATGAGTTCTGCACTCCAACTAGCTGCCCAGTAATGTCTGCCGGACCAAA CTATGAGTATAGATGGGCTGATGGAGTTCGAATCAAAAGGCCAATTGAGGTTTCGGCACCAAAATATGTGGATTATTTGATGGATTGGGTCGAAGCTCATTTGAATGATGAAGACATATTCCCCCAGAAACTTG GAGCGCCGTTCCCTCCGAACTTTCGACGAGTCGTCGAGACGATCTTCAAGCGCCTCTTTCGCATATATGCACACATATATCACTCTCACTTTCAGAAGATTGTTAGTCTCAAGGAGGAGGCTCATCTGAACACATGCTTCAAGCACTTCACACTGTTCAACAGTGTAAGCAAAGCAATGTCAGAGTTTGCACTGGATCAAGCTGGACTTGATAATGAAATCTCTTTTCGCATTGCTTTTTGCAGGAATTCCATCTTATCGAGGAGCGAGAGCTTGCGCCGCTGCGCGATCTAA
- the LOC122051802 gene encoding protein FIP1-like isoform X1, producing MAHERPSASPAAALSADGNNLFLDILHEAPFSGHREPRSIFGSALYCLLLAGFAVVAAATPWIFLVVPKSIPTLLCSCNVLLLILTGMFQQYWVYQVRKVRLQGYYSFSQRLKHIARLPFATITYGSALMLLVLVWQPYIKILSITALLRIVVLVEVICAGCFMSVYVGYIHQYNSLDSQPDILRPLYSALQPSSSLEDMRYYDGGRLSDQQMALLQYQRENLHYLNEEVLRLQECVSKYQGSDDGNTPQVDLAHLLASRNQELRALTAEMNQVHSELRLARNLIAERDAEIQHMRVTNDQYIEENERLRAILGEWSTRAAKLERALEAEHLSNVELQKNITKLRSKPSGQWTDKHQS from the exons ATGGCCCACGAGAGACCCTCCGCCTCCCCGGCCGCGGCCCTCTCTGCAGATGGAAACAACCT GTTTCTTGACATCCTACATGAAGCTCCATTCTCTGGTCATCGAGAGCCTCGAAGCATCTTTGGTAGTGCTTTATATTGTCTCTTGTTG GCAGGATTTGCCGTTGTAGCTGCAGCAACTCCATGGATATTTCTTGTAGTGCCAAAATCAATTCCAACACTGCTTTGTAGTTGCAACGTTCTACTTCTGATCCTTACAG GTATGTTTCAGCAATATTGGGTTTACCAGGTTAGAAAAGTGCGCTTGCAG GGTTATTATTCTTTCAGCCAAAGATTGAAGCATATTGCTCGACTTCCTTTTGCTACCATTACCTACG GAAGTGCACTGATGCTACTTGTCTTAGTTTGGCAACCATATATCAAGATATTATCCATTACAGCATTGCTGAG GATAGTCGTGCTTGTCGAAGTCATTTGTGCTGGATGCTTTATGAGTGTATATGTTG GCTATATCCATCAATACAATTCTTTGGATAGCCAACCTGATATATTGAGGCCTCTTTACTCTGCATTACAACCATCAAGTTCATTGGAGGATATGAG ATATTATGATGGTGGCCGTCTTTCAGACCAACAAATGGCTTTACTGCAGTACCAACGGGAAAATCTTCATTATTTGAATGAAGAG GTTCTCCGTTTACAAGAATGCGTAAGCAAATATCAAGGATCTGATGATGGAAATACTCCACAG GTTGATCTTGCTCATTTGTTGGCATCTAGGAATCAAGAACTTCGAGCACTGACTGCCGAG ATGAATCAAGTGCATTCTGAACTTCGCCTTGCTCGTAATTTAATTGCTGAGAGAGATGCCGAAATCCAGCACATGCGAGTAACAAACGACCAG TATATCGAAGAGAACGAGAGACTAAGAGCTATTCTAGGAGAATGGAGTACTCGAGCAGCTAAG CTCGAGAGAGCACTTGAAGCCGAGCACTTGTCAAATGTGGAACTGCAAAAGAACATCACAAAGCTGAGAAGCAAACCAAGCGGTCAGTGGACCGACAAGCATCAAAGTTAA
- the LOC122053696 gene encoding MOB kinase activator-like 1A isoform X2, whose protein sequence is MVPFGIAHRNQKTFRPKKNGASSNKVRNSSQSSSASSSHPKFLGCFCISEFCEDEQILLFQQGARLKRHIDATLGSGNLREAVRLPPGVDLNEWLAVNTDDFFSQVNVLYGTLDEFCTPTSCPVMSAGPKWADGVRIKRPIEVSAPKYVDYLMDWVEAHLNDEDIFPQKLGAPFPPNFRRVVETIFKRLFRIYAHIYHSHFQKIVSLKEEAHLNTCFKHFTLFNSVSKAMSEFALDQAGLDNEISFRIAFCRNSILSRSESLRRCAI, encoded by the exons ATGGTTCCTTTCGGCATCGCCCACAG AAACCAGAAGACTTTTCGCCCCAAAAAGAATGGCGCCTCAAGCAACAAGGTCAGAAACTCTTCGCAATcctcttctgcttcttcttcccaTCCAAAGTTCTTGGGTTGTTTCTGCATATCAGAGTTCTGTGAAGACGAACAGATCCTTTTGTTTCAACAGGGTGCCCGACTTAAAAGGCACATCGATGCTACTCTGGGCAGTGGCAACTTGAGAGAAGCTGTGAGATTGCCACCCGGAGTGGATTTGAATGAATGGCTCGCTGTCAACA CTGATGATTTCTTCAGCCAAGTGAATGTTTTATATGGCACTCTAGATGAGTTCTGCACTCCAACTAGCTGCCCAGTAATGTCTGCCGGACCAAA ATGGGCTGATGGAGTTCGAATCAAAAGGCCAATTGAGGTTTCGGCACCAAAATATGTGGATTATTTGATGGATTGGGTCGAAGCTCATTTGAATGATGAAGACATATTCCCCCAGAAACTTG GAGCGCCGTTCCCTCCGAACTTTCGACGAGTCGTCGAGACGATCTTCAAGCGCCTCTTTCGCATATATGCACACATATATCACTCTCACTTTCAGAAGATTGTTAGTCTCAAGGAGGAGGCTCATCTGAACACATGCTTCAAGCACTTCACACTGTTCAACAGTGTAAGCAAAGCAATGTCAGAGTTTGCACTGGATCAAGCTGGACTTGATAATGAAATCTCTTTTCGCATTGCTTTTTGCAGGAATTCCATCTTATCGAGGAGCGAGAGCTTGCGCCGCTGCGCGATCTAA
- the LOC122051802 gene encoding protein FIP1-like isoform X3, with amino-acid sequence METTCFLTSYMKLHSLVIESLEASLAGFAVVAAATPWIFLVVPKSIPTLLCSCNVLLLILTGMFQQYWVYQVRKVRLQGYYSFSQRLKHIARLPFATITYGSALMLLVLVWQPYIKILSITALLRIVVLVEVICAGCFMSVYVGYIHQYNSLDSQPDILRPLYSALQPSSSLEDMRYYDGGRLSDQQMALLQYQRENLHYLNEEVLRLQECVSKYQGSDDGNTPQVDLAHLLASRNQELRALTAEMNQVHSELRLARNLIAERDAEIQHMRVTNDQYIEENERLRAILGEWSTRAAKLERALEAEHLSNVELQKNITKLRSKPSGQWTDKHQS; translated from the exons ATGGAAACAACCT GTTTCTTGACATCCTACATGAAGCTCCATTCTCTGGTCATCGAGAGCCTCGAAGCATCTTTG GCAGGATTTGCCGTTGTAGCTGCAGCAACTCCATGGATATTTCTTGTAGTGCCAAAATCAATTCCAACACTGCTTTGTAGTTGCAACGTTCTACTTCTGATCCTTACAG GTATGTTTCAGCAATATTGGGTTTACCAGGTTAGAAAAGTGCGCTTGCAG GGTTATTATTCTTTCAGCCAAAGATTGAAGCATATTGCTCGACTTCCTTTTGCTACCATTACCTACG GAAGTGCACTGATGCTACTTGTCTTAGTTTGGCAACCATATATCAAGATATTATCCATTACAGCATTGCTGAG GATAGTCGTGCTTGTCGAAGTCATTTGTGCTGGATGCTTTATGAGTGTATATGTTG GCTATATCCATCAATACAATTCTTTGGATAGCCAACCTGATATATTGAGGCCTCTTTACTCTGCATTACAACCATCAAGTTCATTGGAGGATATGAG ATATTATGATGGTGGCCGTCTTTCAGACCAACAAATGGCTTTACTGCAGTACCAACGGGAAAATCTTCATTATTTGAATGAAGAG GTTCTCCGTTTACAAGAATGCGTAAGCAAATATCAAGGATCTGATGATGGAAATACTCCACAG GTTGATCTTGCTCATTTGTTGGCATCTAGGAATCAAGAACTTCGAGCACTGACTGCCGAG ATGAATCAAGTGCATTCTGAACTTCGCCTTGCTCGTAATTTAATTGCTGAGAGAGATGCCGAAATCCAGCACATGCGAGTAACAAACGACCAG TATATCGAAGAGAACGAGAGACTAAGAGCTATTCTAGGAGAATGGAGTACTCGAGCAGCTAAG CTCGAGAGAGCACTTGAAGCCGAGCACTTGTCAAATGTGGAACTGCAAAAGAACATCACAAAGCTGAGAAGCAAACCAAGCGGTCAGTGGACCGACAAGCATCAAAGTTAA
- the LOC122053696 gene encoding MOB kinase activator-like 1A isoform X5: MVPFGIAHRNQKTFRPKKNGASSNKGARLKRHIDATLGSGNLREAVRLPPGVDLNEWLAVNTDDFFSQVNVLYGTLDEFCTPTSCPVMSAGPNYEYRWADGVRIKRPIEVSAPKYVDYLMDWVEAHLNDEDIFPQKLGAPFPPNFRRVVETIFKRLFRIYAHIYHSHFQKIVSLKEEAHLNTCFKHFTLFNSEFHLIEERELAPLRDLIDSILQPY, from the exons ATGGTTCCTTTCGGCATCGCCCACAG AAACCAGAAGACTTTTCGCCCCAAAAAGAATGGCGCCTCAAGCAACAAG GGTGCCCGACTTAAAAGGCACATCGATGCTACTCTGGGCAGTGGCAACTTGAGAGAAGCTGTGAGATTGCCACCCGGAGTGGATTTGAATGAATGGCTCGCTGTCAACA CTGATGATTTCTTCAGCCAAGTGAATGTTTTATATGGCACTCTAGATGAGTTCTGCACTCCAACTAGCTGCCCAGTAATGTCTGCCGGACCAAA CTATGAGTATAGATGGGCTGATGGAGTTCGAATCAAAAGGCCAATTGAGGTTTCGGCACCAAAATATGTGGATTATTTGATGGATTGGGTCGAAGCTCATTTGAATGATGAAGACATATTCCCCCAGAAACTTG GAGCGCCGTTCCCTCCGAACTTTCGACGAGTCGTCGAGACGATCTTCAAGCGCCTCTTTCGCATATATGCACACATATATCACTCTCACTTTCAGAAGATTGTTAGTCTCAAGGAGGAGGCTCATCTGAACACATGCTTCAAGCACTTCACACTGTTCAACAGT GAATTCCATCTTATCGAGGAGCGAGAGCTTGCGCCGCTGCGCGATCTAATCGATTCGATCCTCCAGCCATACTGA
- the LOC122053696 gene encoding MOB kinase activator-like 1A isoform X6 translates to MARCQHQVNVLYGTLDEFCTPTSCPVMSAGPNYEYRWADGVRIKRPIEVSAPKYVDYLMDWVEAHLNDEDIFPQKLGAPFPPNFRRVVETIFKRLFRIYAHIYHSHFQKIVSLKEEAHLNTCFKHFTLFNSVSKAMSEFALDQAGLDNEISFRIAFCRNSILSRSESLRRCAI, encoded by the exons ATGGCTCGCTGTCAACA CCAAGTGAATGTTTTATATGGCACTCTAGATGAGTTCTGCACTCCAACTAGCTGCCCAGTAATGTCTGCCGGACCAAA CTATGAGTATAGATGGGCTGATGGAGTTCGAATCAAAAGGCCAATTGAGGTTTCGGCACCAAAATATGTGGATTATTTGATGGATTGGGTCGAAGCTCATTTGAATGATGAAGACATATTCCCCCAGAAACTTG GAGCGCCGTTCCCTCCGAACTTTCGACGAGTCGTCGAGACGATCTTCAAGCGCCTCTTTCGCATATATGCACACATATATCACTCTCACTTTCAGAAGATTGTTAGTCTCAAGGAGGAGGCTCATCTGAACACATGCTTCAAGCACTTCACACTGTTCAACAGTGTAAGCAAAGCAATGTCAGAGTTTGCACTGGATCAAGCTGGACTTGATAATGAAATCTCTTTTCGCATTGCTTTTTGCAGGAATTCCATCTTATCGAGGAGCGAGAGCTTGCGCCGCTGCGCGATCTAA
- the LOC122053696 gene encoding MOB kinase activator-like 1A isoform X3 — protein MVPFGIAHRNQKTFRPKKNGASSNKVRNSSQSSSASSSHPKFLGCFCISEFCEDEQILLFQQGARLKRHIDATLGSGNLREAVRLPPGVDLNEWLAVNTDDFFSQVNVLYGTLDEFCTPTSCPVMSAGPNYEYRWADGVRIKRPIEVSAPKYVDYLMDWVEAHLNDEDIFPQKLGAPFPPNFRRVVETIFKRLFRIYAHIYHSHFQKIVSLKEEAHLNTCFKHFTLFNSEFHLIEERELAPLRDLIDSILQPY, from the exons ATGGTTCCTTTCGGCATCGCCCACAG AAACCAGAAGACTTTTCGCCCCAAAAAGAATGGCGCCTCAAGCAACAAGGTCAGAAACTCTTCGCAATcctcttctgcttcttcttcccaTCCAAAGTTCTTGGGTTGTTTCTGCATATCAGAGTTCTGTGAAGACGAACAGATCCTTTTGTTTCAACAGGGTGCCCGACTTAAAAGGCACATCGATGCTACTCTGGGCAGTGGCAACTTGAGAGAAGCTGTGAGATTGCCACCCGGAGTGGATTTGAATGAATGGCTCGCTGTCAACA CTGATGATTTCTTCAGCCAAGTGAATGTTTTATATGGCACTCTAGATGAGTTCTGCACTCCAACTAGCTGCCCAGTAATGTCTGCCGGACCAAA CTATGAGTATAGATGGGCTGATGGAGTTCGAATCAAAAGGCCAATTGAGGTTTCGGCACCAAAATATGTGGATTATTTGATGGATTGGGTCGAAGCTCATTTGAATGATGAAGACATATTCCCCCAGAAACTTG GAGCGCCGTTCCCTCCGAACTTTCGACGAGTCGTCGAGACGATCTTCAAGCGCCTCTTTCGCATATATGCACACATATATCACTCTCACTTTCAGAAGATTGTTAGTCTCAAGGAGGAGGCTCATCTGAACACATGCTTCAAGCACTTCACACTGTTCAACAGT GAATTCCATCTTATCGAGGAGCGAGAGCTTGCGCCGCTGCGCGATCTAATCGATTCGATCCTCCAGCCATACTGA
- the LOC122051802 gene encoding protein FIP1-like isoform X2 produces MAHERPSASPAAALSADGNNLFLDILHEAPFSGHREPRSIFGFAVVAAATPWIFLVVPKSIPTLLCSCNVLLLILTGMFQQYWVYQVRKVRLQGYYSFSQRLKHIARLPFATITYGSALMLLVLVWQPYIKILSITALLRIVVLVEVICAGCFMSVYVGYIHQYNSLDSQPDILRPLYSALQPSSSLEDMRYYDGGRLSDQQMALLQYQRENLHYLNEEVLRLQECVSKYQGSDDGNTPQVDLAHLLASRNQELRALTAEMNQVHSELRLARNLIAERDAEIQHMRVTNDQYIEENERLRAILGEWSTRAAKLERALEAEHLSNVELQKNITKLRSKPSGQWTDKHQS; encoded by the exons ATGGCCCACGAGAGACCCTCCGCCTCCCCGGCCGCGGCCCTCTCTGCAGATGGAAACAACCT GTTTCTTGACATCCTACATGAAGCTCCATTCTCTGGTCATCGAGAGCCTCGAAGCATCTTTG GATTTGCCGTTGTAGCTGCAGCAACTCCATGGATATTTCTTGTAGTGCCAAAATCAATTCCAACACTGCTTTGTAGTTGCAACGTTCTACTTCTGATCCTTACAG GTATGTTTCAGCAATATTGGGTTTACCAGGTTAGAAAAGTGCGCTTGCAG GGTTATTATTCTTTCAGCCAAAGATTGAAGCATATTGCTCGACTTCCTTTTGCTACCATTACCTACG GAAGTGCACTGATGCTACTTGTCTTAGTTTGGCAACCATATATCAAGATATTATCCATTACAGCATTGCTGAG GATAGTCGTGCTTGTCGAAGTCATTTGTGCTGGATGCTTTATGAGTGTATATGTTG GCTATATCCATCAATACAATTCTTTGGATAGCCAACCTGATATATTGAGGCCTCTTTACTCTGCATTACAACCATCAAGTTCATTGGAGGATATGAG ATATTATGATGGTGGCCGTCTTTCAGACCAACAAATGGCTTTACTGCAGTACCAACGGGAAAATCTTCATTATTTGAATGAAGAG GTTCTCCGTTTACAAGAATGCGTAAGCAAATATCAAGGATCTGATGATGGAAATACTCCACAG GTTGATCTTGCTCATTTGTTGGCATCTAGGAATCAAGAACTTCGAGCACTGACTGCCGAG ATGAATCAAGTGCATTCTGAACTTCGCCTTGCTCGTAATTTAATTGCTGAGAGAGATGCCGAAATCCAGCACATGCGAGTAACAAACGACCAG TATATCGAAGAGAACGAGAGACTAAGAGCTATTCTAGGAGAATGGAGTACTCGAGCAGCTAAG CTCGAGAGAGCACTTGAAGCCGAGCACTTGTCAAATGTGGAACTGCAAAAGAACATCACAAAGCTGAGAAGCAAACCAAGCGGTCAGTGGACCGACAAGCATCAAAGTTAA